The Ziziphus jujuba cultivar Dongzao chromosome 12, ASM3175591v1 sequence caaaaaaaaagacaatacaGCATAGTTATAAGAGAAAGACAGAACAAACCTTGCCCTGAGATCCAACTTTCTCAGACAAAAGAAACGCCAAATCCCCACTTCCACAACACAAATCCAGTACACAATCTCCCATTTTTGCTCTGTTCCACAGTTTAAAACATCAAATATGAATAGCCcactcataaaataaaatattaaaaaaaaaaaaacccaaaaatttagaaatttcaaGGAttagagaggggaaaaaaaagaaaaagaccaaaaaaaaaaaaaaaaagtagaagcaGCTGACATACCCACTCCATGACACTGCCATTCTTTTCCATACTCGATGCTGACCCAAGCTTAACAGATCATTTAACTTTAATacccataaaaaagaaaatgtaaaattaaGATTCAGCTGAGTTTAAAGTGGAgactaaaaattcaaatatggaaaaaaaagaaaaaaaaaatgaagtgggAGGCGAGGCCGACGTTATCGTAAATAGGAGCAATGCGGTTAAAGAGGTCACGGCGTTGGGTAGAGCATTGAACCGGCCGGTGAATGAACCGGTAAGTTGGTCGACGTGGTAGAGCGTATGATAATGTAAGAGAAAGCTCCATTGAAGCCACTGGCTCTATCCCACTGCCTACAGATGACTGTAATAATGAACATAGCGCCACGATGCCACATTGTAAATGGGTTTTCCCTCTTTGGCCCAAATACCCAAACAAGTATTATTAACCCGATGGAGTCCGATCCAATACTATCTATCTCTACGACCCATATCAAACCCATGGGCTTTTTTAGCTTTCGGCTCTTTCCTCCCTACTCCCATCCCAACGATTAATTTTcctcatataaatataaatatatataaattatatcagCATATTCCAACCCTTCTAAATATTTTCAGGTACCAtcagagaaaattaaaaattaaatttcaattattttgttattaataatagtaaatagtatttttgtgaTTACTCTATACTTTGGAGGTTTGATGAAAATTCATTTATACATCAggtttaaaaaatcatcgtttAATCTTGTGCAATTATCACTTACCACCCTAGAAGTTGATTtctgataaaatttaatttatagaaagtctattttatatttatgtgtcaaaataaatattacattattgttttatcttttacttttataatagggtttattaaaaattatcagctaccataaatttcatttatataatataattggtGAACATTTCATAAGTCTAACCTTattgatataattaaaatatgataaataaattataatttttaatatatattaccatataaaaaaagattataaaataaagttttgatGTTTATCTTTAAATTAAGTGGCAAAATAGAATTTGCATAAatgattttttcttaaaaatcaaCTTTAAAGATggtaaatgatgatttttttcaaatttcaaaatgtaaAAGATGATCTTTTAGATTTCAAAAGTGTCGATGAATTTTATCAAATCTTGAACTATAGATGGAATTTTCCCTTGTGAATAAAATGAAATCAAACTACTAATCCTTAGATGATGTCATAGACCACCGAAAAGTATAGATGAACTTTTCCCttgtgattaaaataaaaatcatactaCCAATCCTTAGAAGATGTCAGGGACCAAACTGTCTAAATCCTTAacgttcaaaataaaaaaagatcccaggtaaaataaaaaagaaaaagaaaaaagaaaaggttgaccaaaaaatgataaataaataaaaagaaagaaaaaacagataaaaaaataagaaagcagGTTGACTACctagttttaaaaatacatgGAGGATAATATTGCAGACGACAAAAGAATGTGACTGAATCGATGACTTTAGCCATAAACAATCTTTAGAAATAAAATTcgagcaaaaaaaatatatatataaaaatattttatagtgCAGATCATACTTAAACTAAAGCTTTTACAAAAAGAACATTGATTTTTACTGTATAATATatacaacatatataatatacatagcgtatattataaaaatactcatatatatatatatatgtacagttCGTTCATAGTGcggacggttctcatgcggactaCAGTAttgtgacggtttttcatagtattgatgacgattttttaaaaaaccgtcgttaatactataaaaaatcatcactaatactgctGTCCTTATActgaccgtcctcaccatagaatttctgtatatatgtatatgtgtatatgtaaaTAATATCCGAAGCCAAACAATGTAATCAATCGGTTGAGGCAAAAGGGTCATCTCAATTCTCGAAGGTCAAAAAAGTGCCTatctcccctttttttttcttttttttttctttttttttggcacgTGACTTGTTCGATTTattaaacattattaatttggaaaatctTATCCTTTAGATATTGATATTAACCAATTTATAGATATGTGACATATATTCCTTTGAATATTGGGCAAAGTTCATTGTTTTCCTCGACAGAGAGTCATGTTCAGGGCTGGCTGACGCTTACATGGGGCCTTTGGCAAGAAAGGAAGATAGGGCCTCATAGGaattcgtgtatatatatatatatatatgtattgtttatttttatactcaATGTTGTTTTAGTATTTAACACTAAAGtgtttattcaaaaaaacaaatatacattaaatatcttataaaaatatataaaataaaattataattctatTTCAGAAAatgagagaagaaatagaaaatactataatgtaatatattaaattctcaatttattttgaatataatattttgtttttttaaaaaaattttttttgaatataatgaaggtttttttttttttttaatttttagaagtattttttatgttacatcaaaaaagaaagagataccaatttgttttttttaatgaaaatatatattcttaattattcaagaaaaaattgaaaaatgcattaaagtaattaacaattatttGCCAACAAATTAGATTGCACAAATTATTAATGcatttattgcaattttattttttcaagacTTGTTGAAATTAATCCaccaatttattatttataaatctatttcatcaactcatataaagtttatttttatactcAATGTTGTTTTAGTgtttaacattaaaatatttattaaaaaaataattatacattaaatattttataaaaatatataaaataaaattataattcataTCAGAAgttgagagaaaaaataaaaaagactacaatgcaatatattaaattctcaatttattttgaatataatatttaaaaaaaaaaacctttgaatataatgaagatttttttaattttcagaagtATTTTTCATGTtacatcaaaagaaaaagagatatcaatttgtttttttttaatgaaaatatatattcttaattattaaagGAAAAACTGGAAAATACATTAAAGTCATTAACAATTATTTGCCAACAAATTAGGTTGGACAAACCATTAATGCgtttattgcaattttattttttcaggaCTTGTTGAAATTAATCCACCAAATTTCATCATCTATAAATCTATTTCAtcaaatcatataaatattaaccttattaaaaaagataaaaataaattaatattaaaaaactcACATAAATGttattactttcattttttattttaaaatacttcTAATAATCATTTGTAAACCTTTTAAATGGGAGCCTTGGTttaccatatataaatatatttatatctattatAAAATTAGgtgtatacaaatatattttagtgcTATCAgtattggatttttctttttccccctttttaaaacatttttggatttaaaattcggaatccaattttcttttacatggaTAAATAGGGACAAACCAGAGAAGATGTGCAAAGCAGTAAACTGAATAAATTATGTTATATCTGTTAAAATTCCCATTTGGTtgtgttgtttttggttttggtttcaaggTTTTAAGGTTTTGTTCTTCAGCCTTTTTGGaaactagaaaataaatttgctttcgttaaaaaaaaaaaaattttgagctGTTCGGCTTTTCGCTTTCagttttcattaaaataaacaaaaaataaaaacgcaaATAAAGTCGTTAGTGGTTTGTTGTCTAAAAGTTTGGTTTGATAGATTGTGCTTTTGCATTCCAACATTAATTTCATTTGTATGTTCCACTCCATTCCAGACAACCAAAGgtgatctttttttttcaagatcCACAGAATTATAACTTATGCCATGCTTCAGTGCCATAGCATGCATTTAATTCACTAGTTTTATTTATGTATCCCTTTCTCTACATTCTAAATCTTTCTAATAATTACCCAATATTTGGTCATCCGTGGAGATAAATTCTAAGAAAATATAGTCTGTGGCATATATCTTTGAGGAACCAATCTAGCTACCACAAGTCCAGCAGCCAATGCTGCTCCAAACAAAGTATGCAGTCTAACACAGTAATACTTTGCCATAAAAATCTTCTGCTTGTCCTGTCAAGTAAATCATCAACAGGCAAGGTTAGAAAACAGTATGTAGAAATACTAATGCATGCAAAAAGATTAGAATCTGAATTTCCAGTAATTTCAAGTTTCTCTGTTTATTTTTCGTagggaaaaaaatatcattGACCTCCTTAATTTTTGGCATAATTACATGTATTGAAAATTCATCAGTTTCCGCTATCGttaatataaaatgtttaattttatcaatttgaaaAACCATTTTGCTGTTAGAAACAGCGGACCTAATTGCAGGATTATTACTAGTTACACAATACTTCaagaaattattcttttttcagATACATTTCATTGCACTTCGGAGTAAAAAGTGGACCTATCTCGTTTCATGAGTCATGAGCCATgttatcaaatattattaacttGATATGaacaaaaggaaaaagcaaTGCTGAGGCATCTATCATACAGAGGTCTAATACTAACCTTGTGGTTCTCTTCAACAAAGCTAACCGCCAATTTTGCCATGGGCATGGTCAGTGCGCAGAGAAACtgaagtaaataaaaatcaaaatagagaaTGGAAATAAGTCTAATTCATCAACAGCATCAACTTCAACATTTGTGAATGACTTACCATGCATGTAAGAGGAAGAGCGCTGAATAGACCACAAGtaaacaaaagaatatataGTGCTATGACTGCCAACTTCACTACACCTGAACCTCTTTGTGTACCAATTCTAACCTACATTCCAATCAAAGACAAATAAAACAACTGTATCAGTCTTTTCTGGTTAAGTTTAAACAACTTAAGAGCTTGGCCAAGCATATTTATTTACCAAAGGAGACATTTTCCCGACAGCCTTATCTCCTTCAATCTGAGTTGCAAACATTTGTATTAGTTGACACACGGATACACATTGATCTAGAATAGCTAAAATTGTTGTATGTTAACACTCACACAATATAAGAAAAGGATAAATAACAAATCTACCTGATGAAAGTGACTACAGAAAAGAATTAAGGATGTTGTGAGGCCAACAAGGAAAGATGCAGAAAGAATTGAACCGCTCAAGGGAAGATTGTTCGTCCCACTGTTGAAATAATAGGAATTAAATGCTGTACTTAGAAAACTGAAATATAAAACTAGTGCAATAGTTCAATCAGCTTATTTCACCTCGAGCTGCCCTGCAATAAGTAAAAAGCTGTTGTTGCAAATGGACCAAATGCTGCAAAACATAGAGGCTCTCCCAATCCTTGATAACTTAACCGGAATGGTGGGCACTGCACTTAGCATTAGAACAGATATTAAACACAGTATTTCCCATGAAAACCAGGATAGGTAAATTTATTTTTCGCACAATATAAATTCAATGTTATTGTGACTGAGCCTTTCGGCTTAAACTCTATTGGAAAGTGGGTTGCATCCTCTAGCAGTGATTCTCATAGTAACGTAGGCTAACCAAATGACTTTGTCAAGAAAGCAAGTTCAAAATTTTAGATTCTAAAGCAAACCGAACAAGAAAGAAAGTTCATTCCTCTTACCTGATATATATAACCAGAAATGATTGCACATGCAAGTAATAATATTGCACGTTTATTTCCTGCCTCAATGGACGCCCGAATGAGCAATATGAAGCCAAGAGCAAGGAATGAGTAGGCAGCTACAAAGGTCCCTGTACGGcttataaaatacaaataacacaaataaaaaagtaGAAATAAAACGAATTATGAATACAGAAAATTGAGATAGGAATTAAACTTACCTGCCAACAAGGTTTACAACtgattcttttttattcttatctGCTCCTGTATCAAAATCGTAGACATCATTGCTGCAAGTGGACAACATATAAGAGTTTTCAGGTTTTAGACAGCACAAAAGAATTTTAATGATTCAACGGATAGCAGCAGGGATTAACAAATTTGAATAGTCTTCAAATGGCGAAATTAGATACTAAAGGAAATCTAAAGCAGAAAGGAATccagaaaaacgaaaaaaataaagggaGTAATCAATCTTCTACACATAAAGTCACTATATAAAAGATCTTCACTTGGGTTTCTCAGATTCAGCATGTACATAAGAACAAAATTAGGCATAATTTTTACCTTAAATTTAGCCATGTAATAATAAGAACGGAtgaaataagaacaaaaatgtaACGCCCAGCTGAAAATATGCCTGTCTGCAAATAAGCAGCTGCACTACCTACCTGATTATCAAAACTTTTGAAGTGTAAGTTACAAAAGAACTGTAAATCAGTGAACACAGAGAGAATGTTTGTATGCCATCCATTAACTTAAACTAAAAAGGAAAACCACAATTGAAATCCAATACAGTTGAAGTTCAAGATTAAAAGTTACAAAGCTTGTATGcttagaagaaaaacaaataagattCACCATCCTTTATGAGGTTAACAATGATCTTTTCATAACAGAATGAGAATTCTCAAACAATTTTGGTAGAAACATTTAGAAAATACAATATACTCACTGTGAGAGGAATCAATGCAACGGAGTATATTGGCAATTTAATCGCCCTCCATATCAAGGTCACCTTAGAAATATCCTCCTCTTTGTCCTCCTGAATAGTATCAGAATAATCTGTCTCGTTACTAACATAACAAACTCGTCGGCCAGGGTTCCATTGCTTGACCTCTAGTTGTCTTCTATATGTGCTACTAAGACCATGTTGAGCATAATTGCAAAGACACGATGAGGGTTTTGAGCCAAGATAAGGCCTGGGGGACAAAAAGCGGCAGTAATTTCAGAAGAACAgaccatttattttctttttccgtcTTCATAATCACACCAAAAGTAAGGCAAATTGTTGTTATAAATCAACACCAAATTGGACAAGAAGGCAACATAACTTCAGCTTCAACGATGATTCGATTGCAGTACCATTTTTTGACAGAATTTGAAGCTTGACAATGATTTTCATTTGTTAGTGTGCTTTGGCTCGACGATTAACCAAACATATCAAAGAATTTAATACTGAATTGTAACACTTTTATAACCCTTATGAATTTTCTGCATAAGTTAATACTGTCCAAGAAACGCTTATTGGACCAAATATCTATTTCATATTAGTAAACATTATATGACCGAAATCAATAATGCCAAAATGGAAATTGAACTCGTATATACGTATTGTTGATTCCT is a genomic window containing:
- the LOC107428571 gene encoding 2-carboxy-1,4-naphthoquinone phytyltransferase, chloroplastic isoform X1, which codes for MAAAICALSSGSGLKKLDEFLLKQSILTRPYLGSKPSSCLCNYAQHGLSSTYRRQLEVKQWNPGRRVCYVSNETDYSDTIQEDKEEDISKVTLIWRAIKLPIYSVALIPLTVGSAAAYLQTGIFSAGRYIFVLISSVLIITWLNLSNDVYDFDTGADKNKKESVVNLVGSRTGTFVAAYSFLALGFILLIRASIEAGNKRAILLLACAIISGYIYQCPPFRLSYQGLGEPLCFAAFGPFATTAFYLLQGSSSGTNNLPLSGSILSASFLVGLTTSLILFCSHFHQIEGDKAVGKMSPLVRIGTQRGSGVVKLAVIALYILLFTCGLFSALPLTCMFLCALTMPMAKLAVSFVEENHKDKQKIFMAKYYCVRLHTLFGAALAAGLVVARLVPQRYMPQTIFS
- the LOC107428571 gene encoding 2-carboxy-1,4-naphthoquinone phytyltransferase, chloroplastic isoform X2, whose translation is MAAAICALSSGSGLKKLDEFLLKQSILTRPYLGSKPSSCLCNYAQHGLSSTYRRQLEVKQWNPGRRVCYVSNETDYSDTIQEDKEEDISKVTLIWRAIKLPIYSVALIPLTVGSAAAYLQTGIFSAGRYIFVLISSVLIITWLNLSNDVYDFDTGADKNKKESVVNLVGSRTGTFVAAYSFLALGFILLIRASIEAGNKRAILLLACAIISGYIYQCPPFRLSYQGLGEPLCFAAFGPFATTAFYLLQGSSSGTNNLPLSGSILSASFLVGLTTSLILFCSHFHQVRIGTQRGSGVVKLAVIALYILLFTCGLFSALPLTCMFLCALTMPMAKLAVSFVEENHKDKQKIFMAKYYCVRLHTLFGAALAAGLVVARLVPQRYMPQTIFS